One part of the Podarcis muralis chromosome 3, rPodMur119.hap1.1, whole genome shotgun sequence genome encodes these proteins:
- the TDRD6 gene encoding tudor domain-containing protein 6 isoform X3 produces MCSSLPSPGSCLSLRVSFVELHAEAPLVRLWGLRGERREEYLRLAEEVQARAGPRLAALAGAGPLAAGELCLAEAGGRWRRCRVLGLLRAGPAPAYRVFLLDEGRTLSAGAQALARGPAELFQLPSEVLGCVLADLAPPQRRSWPPAAAQFLGRLQGQEVSGLVRDVLVAQHLVVLELPWLLAQMRHLGLAGHVSPSTFTGLLATSLGAPSSAPPQAPGGPAAPRTQDGPTALDYFYPQLQMRVTEPMLVTQVSDPCRIYCQLRSLSREIQLLSDAMRQAFEASAGKDLQEPLPAPGSPCAARGIDGCWYRALLLKVDPLGGPEEPLGEVAQVIYVDYGRKEFVTKQNLRNLPAECFRMPVVTYPCSLQGITDGGCGWTRSQISQLKTLLLSKVVQAHIEAYCPFEHLYYVTLYGEDGLNLNCLYGVQAHCLEQSLLHSSQEHSSDSMAELKKVGATAKEERASLLGVQSMLAADPLPVVRLKAGEYHSAQVSFLQDPTDFWVHLQEHCQPLRCLIQNLSDFYSQSKKLEGILLQPKPGSLCCVALKENCYHRAVVTKVLGKGIEVYLVDRGNTEIIDLHKVKELLPQFRELPAAALRCALANPFPPGQSWSPDAVDYFRKAVLNKELVIKVLGMQGDIYIVEVFDHSLAGEKNLGKIMSQQKYAEHHKGEELETLQKVTKEPLRSTSGIEGIGQKPVRKFFPKDENEPSPQRHSSAPYPTETLIVRQQPSEGSCYLSCKAFAKEDSSIAPTPSLYVMQNYSEIKPGFSSEGHLEVGNTVDVVVSYTESPSLFWCQLAKSSQDLRALMAKIQDYCMHSAQPREWPNYVCLAKYSEDEKWYRALITSKVCCAEEVEVAYVDYGNKEHVSLKNVRATKTEFLTLKAQAFRCSLYNLIQPNGQDPFVWDEKATEAFHEFVESASTLELKCTIFAFAALNNTDFINIVDLITPFESVCHFLTKKGLARCVQPQKPLISSVHLLSYYYSTHDIKIGSEEVVYITHVNDPCHFYCQLARNANVIGQLTTSIAKLSKMQYNLETSQGPGNVYLAKYMDGCWYRAVVTSAKDTKEVFFVDFGNRQLLKNGDLVLVPNDAYELLLLPMQAIKCSLSDVVDVPKEVSAWFEKAVLDKPLKALIVAKEPDGKLIIELYDGKMQINAKLKESLQYSRGTAKYTKNGASASRYLLTREQNTEKRLSLTEMDKPTFEDKRWNNENLDIVGSSKHTVVCREVRQFQQKTKREVTIQQKTKREVTIKLPGPVEKNNGNDPVTGRSHRDSMLRRETPPDNLKSRNQSETNTHFSLKNICALPQKIISLGLKTLVYVSHINNPSDFYVHLVEDEPLLDSISEKLNKSENIESLNGQQLHIGDIMCALFSEDGLWYRAAVIEKPSGKLVRVQYIDYGNTALVSICKTGRLLEDCSSVPVMSIHCSLYGVKTTELSEWTQEAVLYFSQRTSDTQLNGEFVEKTESKWNIHLCDKDGNIAVDLVDNYLEYKQPPLGETSDKMESDTDLINLCEVAVPDKYIKPFNMSNTKSFLWKIPKVGQTLKTFLIVAKHPGYFWCQFADSDDIGLIETKLQEAGELMGIDVEDIKSGCPCLAKNSEDNTFHRAVISSVEGETLSLIHIDHGTEELTSAEMIRQIPDDLLVIPPQAFLCCLFGFNSAEGLWAEGINKIFCDVTADSLLDTTIMEKQNDDPFEIPLFVVQLECQKISINEQMKPFWKPLVEDCALTLTNSIHKPEEQIKDVGTDSSKVVINETKVSACALMPSEDLLHCSEAFQPADKCLVATGSGNSFGAFSPTSSPKSQTKHHQTTSEVLDIGDQHTVSGTFKKGTDYSAFAKESDIPDFADVTETQLPNGGESKMLELDLFETLKETEGQAEMLTLDTCEVHLAVDETLSVSDLVPIEVVTLSDTNQLPFQLKVHPFGDTLDLETVEVSPPLCEETRERAELDLLDMTHAEGELEQCSSLKDKSDCLLPEPVTPEVYLLQAGEIREDMLLELPADNEIQLPFSETGFKLQDFFCREDVVEVCETGQESEGYRCLARQTLLKNHIETQRSHDAGERFKESNLVGEDFLRSTLLDEEAVDIPSHSTD; encoded by the coding sequence ATGTGCTCTTCGCTGCCCAGCCCGGGCAGCTGCCTGTCTCTGCGCGTGTCCTTCGTGGAGCTCCACGCGGAGGCTCCGCTGGTGCGGCTGTGGGGCCTCCGCGGCGAGCGGCGCGAGGAGTACCTTCGGCTGGCCGAGGAGGTGCAGGCGCGGGCGGGGCCTCGGCTGGCGGCGCTGGCGGGCGCGGGGCCCCTGGCGGCGGGCGAGCTGTGCCTGGCGGAGGCGGGCGGGCGCTGGCGGCGCTGCCGGGTGCTGGGCCTCCTCCGCGCCGGCCCCGCGCCCGCCTACCGCGTCTTCCTGCTGGACGAGGGCCGCACGCTCAGCGCCGGCGCCCAGGCCCTGGCGCGCGGCCCCGCCGAGCTCTTCCAGCTGCCCTCCGAGGTGCTGGGCTGCGTCCTGGCCGACCTGGCGCCGCCCCAGCGCCGCAGCTGGCCGCCGGCCGCCGCCCAGTTCCTGGGCCGCCTGCAGGGCCAGGAGGTGTCGGGCCTGGTGAGGGACGTGCTGGTGGCGCAGCACCTGGTGGTGCTGGAGCTGCCCTGGCTGCTGGCCCAGATGCGCCACCTGGGGCTGGCCGGCCACGTCTCCCCCAGCACCTTCACCGGCCTGCTCGCCACCTCCCTCGGGGCCCCCAGCAGCGCCCCACCCCAGGCGCCCGGCGGCCCTGCCGCTCCCCGCACCCAGGATGGCCCCACAGCCCTGGACTACTTCTACCCGCAGCTGCAGATGAGAGTGACGGAGCCCATGCTGGTGACCCAGGTATCCGACCCCTGCAGGATATATTGTCAACTGCGCAGCCTCTCCAGAGAGATCCAGCTGCTCTCGGACGCCATGCGCCAGGCTTTCGAGGCCTCCGCTGGGAAAGACTTGCAGGAACCCCTGCCGGCCCCAGGATCCCCTTGCGCCGCGCGGGGCATCGATGGCTGCTGGTACCGGGCCCTGCTGCTGAAAGTAGATCCTCTGGGTGGCCCGGAGGAGCCGCTTGGAGAGGTGGCGCAGGTGATCTATGTGGATTATGGGAGGAAGGAATTTGTGACAAAGCAAAACCTGCGCAATTTGCCTGCTGAGTGTTTCCGAATGCCGGTGGTGACCTATCCTTGTTCATTGCAAGGTATTACCGATGGAGGCTGTGGCTGGACCCGCTCTCAGATAAGTCAGCTTAAAACATTGCTGTTGAGCAAGGTGGTGCAAGCCCACATTGAAGCCTACTGTCCCTTTGAGCACCTCTACTATGTTACTCTCTATGGAGAAGATGGCCTGAACCTTAACTGCCTCTATGGGGTCCAGGCCCATTGTCTGGAGCAGAGCCTCCTTCACAGCAGTCAAGAGCATTCCTCTGACTCAATGGCTGAACTAAAGAAGGTAGGTGCCACAGCCAAGGAAGAACGTGCCTCTCTGTTGGGAGTTCAGTCCATGCTTGCCGCTGACCCACTTCCTGTTGTGCGTTTGAAGGCTGGTGAGTACCACAGTGCTCAAGTGTCCTTCCTCCAGGATCCCACAGACTTCTGGGTGCACCTGCAGGAGCATTGCCAACCCCTCCGTTGCCTCATACAGAACTTAAGTGACTTCTATTCTCAGAGTAAAAAACTAGAGGGTATTCTGCTTCAGCCCAAACCAGGATCCCTGTGCTGTGTCGCATTGAAGGAGAACTGCTATCACCGTGCTGTTGTCACCAAGGTGCTGGGAAAAGGAATTGAAGTTTATCTGGTCGACAGAGGAAACACTGAAATTATTGACTTGCATAAGGTGAAGGAATTGCTTCCCCAGTTCAGAGAACTTCCTGCTGCAGCACTCAGATGTGCATTGGCTAATCCTTTCCCACCAGGGCAGTCATGGAGCCCAGATGCTGTAGACTATTTCAGGAAAGCCGTGCTAAACAAGGAGCTGGTAATCAAGGTCTTAGGCATGCAAGGGGACATTTACATAGTGGAAGTTTTTGATCATTCACTAGCAGGAGAAAAAAACTTGGGCAAAATCATGTCTCAACAGAAGTATGCTGAGCATCATAAGGGTGAGGAATTAGAGACTCTCCAGAAAGTGACCAAGGAGCCATTGAGGAGCACGTCTGGAATAGAGGGCATAGGGCAGAAGCCTGTGAGAAAATTTTTCCCCAAAGATGAAAATGAACCCTCGCCACAACGTCACAGTTCAGCCCCTTATCCTACTGAAACTTTGATCGTCAGGCAGCAGCCCAGTGAAGGTAGTTGCTATTTGTCATGCAAAGCATTTGCAAAAGAGGATTCTAGCATTGCCCCAACCCCTTCACTCTATGTTATGCAAAACTACTCTGAAATAAAGCCAGGGTTTTCTAGTGAAGGGCATCTGGAAGTTGGAAATACAGTAGATGTGGTAGTATCCTATACAGAAAGTCCTAGTCTCTTCTGGTGTCAGCTAGCTAAAAGTTCCCAAGACCTGAGAGCACTTATGGCTAAAATTCAAGATTATTGTATGCATTCAGCACAACCCCGTGAATGGCCAAATTATGTATGTTTGGCTAAGTATTCTGAGGATGAGAAGTGGTACAGAGCTCTTATTACTAGTAAAGTATGTTGTGCTGAAGAGGTGGAAGTTGCATATGTTGACTATGGGAACAAAGAGCATGTTTCACTAAAGAATGTCCGTGCAACTAAGACAGAGTTTCTGACGTTGAAAGCTCAAGCTTTCAGATGTAGCCTTTACAACTTAATTCAGCCAAATGGTCAGGATCCGTTTGTGTGGGATGAAAAAGCCACTGAAGCTTTTCATGAATTTGTGGAGTCAGCAAGCACATTAGAACTGAAATGTACCATATTTGCTTTTGCAGCATTAAACAATACAGATTTCATCAATATTGTGGACTTGATTACCCCTTTTGAAAGTGTGTGCCATTTTTTAACAAAGAAGGGTCTAGCCAGATGTGTGCAGCCTCAAAAACCTCTAATATCTTCTGTTCATCTTCTGTCATACTATTATTCTACACATGACATTAAAATAGGAAGTGAAGAGGTGGTTTATATCACACATGTTAATGATCCCTGTCACTTTTACTGCCAACTTGCTAGAAATGCAAATGTTATTGGGCAGTTAACTACTAGTATTGCTAAACTCAGCAAAATGCAGTACAATTTGGAAACATCACAGGGCCCTGGAAATGTGTATCTTGCAAAGTATATGGATGGCTGCTGGTACAGGGCAGTAGTAACTTCAGCAAAAGATACCAAAGAAGTTTTCTTTGTGGATTTTGGGAATAGGCAGTTGCTAAAGAATGGAGACTTGGTCCTAGTACCAAATGATGCTTATGAGTTACTGCTTTTGCCAATGCAAGCCATAAAATGCTCTCTATCTGATGTTGTTGATGTTCCAAAAGAAGTTTCTGCATGGTTTGAAAAAGCAGTACTAGATAAGCCCTTAAAGGCTTTAATTGTAGCAAAAGAACCTGATGGAAAACTGATCATTGAACTATATGATGGTAAGATGCAGATCAATGCAAAACTGAAAGAGAGTTTGCAGTACAGCAGAGGGACGGCCAAATATACAAAAAATGGAGCTTCAGCATCCAGATATCTGCTCACCAGGGAACAAAACACTGAAAAAAGGCTATCTTTGACAGAAATGGATAAACCAACTTTTGAGGACAAGAGGTGGAACAATGAAAATTTGGACATAGTAGGCAGTAGCAAACACACTGTTGTATGTAGAGAAGTAagacaatttcagcagaaaacaaaaagagaggtGACAattcagcagaaaacaaaaagagaggtGACAATTAAGCTTCCTGGACCAGTGGAAAAAAATAATGGAAATGATCCTGTAACAGGTAGGAGTCATAGAGATTCCATGCTAAGAAGAGAAACTCCCCCTGATAACTTGAAAAGCAGAAATCAATCTGAAACTAATACACACTTTTCACTTAAAAATATTTGTGCTTTACCTCAAAAAATCATAAGCCTTGGTCTTAAAACTTTGGTGTATGTTTCTCATATAAATAATCCATCCGACTTCTATGTTCACCTAGTAGAAGATGAGCCCTTGCTTGACAGCATTTCAGAGAAACTAAATAAATCTGAAAATATTGAGAGCCTGAATGGGCAACAGCTTCACATAGGAGACATAATGTGTGCATTGTTTTCAGAAGATGGCTTATGGTATCGAGCTGCAGTCATTGAAAAACCCTCTGGTAAACTGGTGAGGGTGCAGTATATTGATTATGGCAATACCGCACTGGTTAGCATCTGCAAAACAGGTAGACTCCTTGAAGACTGTTCATCAGTCCCAGTGATGAGCATTCATTGTTCATTGTATGGAGTTAAGACCACAGAGCTTTCAGAATGGACACAGGAAGCAGTGCTGTATTTCTCCCAAAGGACAAGTGATACTCAGCTAAATGGCGAATTTGTGGAGAAAACTGAAAGCAAATGGAACATTCATCTCTGTGACAAAGATGGTAATATAGCAGTGGATTTGGTTGATAATTACCTTGAGTACAAACAACCTCCTTTGGGGGAAACATCTGACAAAATGGAGAGTGACACTGATCTGATAAACCTGTGTGAAGTTGCTGTTCCTGATAAGTATATCAAACCTTTCAATATGTCAAACACCAAATCCTTCCTCTGGAAGATTCCTAAGGTGGGTCAAACTTTGAAAACCTTTTTGATAGTTGCAAAGCACCCAGGATATTTTTGGTGCCAGTTTGCTGACTCAGATGATATTGgtttaattgaaacaaagcttCAGGAAGCCGGAGAGCTTATGGGCATAGATGTTGAGGATATAAAAAGTGGCTGTCCCTGTCTAGCAAAGAATAGTGAAGATAATACCTTTCACCGGGCAGTTATTAGCAGTGTAGAGGGGGAAACCTTGAGTCTCATTCATATTGACCATGGAACCGAGGAACTTACCAGTGCAGAGATGATCAGGCAAATTCCTGATGACCTGCTGGTAATACCACCTCAAGCATttctttgttgtttgtttggCTTTAACTCTGCAGAAGGTTTGTGGGCTGAAGGAATAAACAAGATCTTCTGTGATGTCACGGCAGACTCTCTATTAGACACTACCATCATGGAAAAACAAAATGATGACCCTTTTGAAATCCCCTTATTTGTTGTTCAATTGGAATGTCAAAAAATCAGCATCAATGAACAAATGAAACCCTTTTGGAAGCCTCTTGTTGAAGACTGTGCCTTAACTTTGACAAATAGTATTCACAAACCTGAAGAACAGATTAAAGATGTAGGGACAGATAGTTCAAAGGTGGTTATAAATGAAACCAAAGTATCTGCCTGTGCACTAATGCCTTCAGAAGATCTGTTACATTGTTCAGAGGCATTCCAACCGGCAGATAAGTGTTTAGTTGCTACAGGGAGTGGTAATTCATTTGGAGCATTTTCCCCAACTTCTTCACCCAAATCTCAAACCAAGCACCACCAAACCACTTCTGAAGTACTTGACATTGGAGACCAACACACTGTGTCTGGAACATTTAAAAAGGGAACTGACTATTCTGCATTTGCAAAAGAAAGTGATATACCAGATTTTGCAGATGTTACTGAAACACAGCTTCCTAATGGTGGTGAATCTAAGATGTTAGAACTAGATTTGTTTGAAACTCTGAAAGAGACTGAAGGCCAAGCGGAAATGTTAACACTGGATACATGTGAAGTACATTTAGCTGTGGATGAAACACTGAGTGTGTCAGATTTGGTGCCTATTGAGGTGGTGACTTTATCAGATACAAATCAGCTGCCTTTTCAACTGAAGGTGCACCCATTTGGAGACACACTGGATCTGGAGACAGTTGAAGTGAGCCCTCCCCTGTGTGAGGAAACACGAGAGAGAGCCGAATTGGACTTGCTTGACATGACACATGCAGAAGGGGAGTTAGAACAGTGCTCTTCACTAAAGGATAAAAGTGACTGTTTACTGCCGGAACCTGTTACACCTGAAGTGTATCTTTTACAAGCTGGTGAAATCAGGGAGGATATGTTGTTGGAGCTGCCTGCGGATAATGAAATCCAGTTACCATTTTCAGAAACTGGATTCAAACTGCAAGACTTCTTTTGCCGTGAGGACGTTGTGGAGGTGTGTGAAACAGGACAAGAAAGTGAAGGTTACCGTTGTCTAGCAAGGCAAACTCTGCTGAAGAACCACATTGAAACACAGAGGAGCCATGATGCGGGTGAAAGATTTAAAGAGAGCAATTTGGTTGGAGAGGATTTTTTGAGAAGCACACTGCTAGATGAAGAAGCAGTTGACATTCCAAGTCACAGTACAG